In one window of Orcinus orca chromosome 17, mOrcOrc1.1, whole genome shotgun sequence DNA:
- the LYNX1 gene encoding ly-6/neurotoxin-like protein 1, whose product MVPLFALFLVALVGLPVAQALDCHVCAYNGENCFNPMRCPAMVTYCMTTRTYYTPTRMKVSKSCVPSCFETVYDGYSKHASTTSCCQYDLCNGAGLAAPATLALVLLATLWGLL is encoded by the exons ATGGTGCCCCTGTTCGCCCTGTTCCTGGTGGCCTTGGTGGGCCTACCTGTGG cccaggctctggacTGCCACGTGTGTGCCTACAATGGCGAGAACTGCTTCAACCCCATGCGCTGCCCGGCCATGGTCACCTACTGCATGACCACGCGCACTT ACTACACCCCGACCAGGATGAAGGTGAGCAAGTCGTGCGTGCCCAGCTGCTTTGAGACCGTGTACGATGGCTACTCCAAGCACGCGTCCACCACTTCCTGCTGCCAGTACGACCTCTGTAACGGCGCTGGCCTTGCAGCCCCTGCAACCCTGGCCCTTGTACTCCTGGCCACCCTCTGGGGTCTGCTCTAA
- the LY6D gene encoding lymphocyte antigen 6D translates to MKTALLFLVALAVASRPAQALQCHVCTSSTNCEKPQSCSVNSNFCKTVTKVEPLSGNLVEKDCAESCTTTHNLQGQVSRGASATLCCTGDLCNKSLQSAAPARALLTSAPLGLALALGLLALTWAASL, encoded by the exons ATGAAGACAGCCCTGCTGTTCCTTGTTGCCCTGGCTGTGGCTTCTAGGCCAG cccaggctctCCAGTGTCACGTATGCACAAGCTCCACCAACTGTGAGAAACCTCAGAGCTGCTCAGTCAACTCCAACTTCTGCAAGACGGTGACCAAGG TGGAGCCCCTATCTGGGAACCTGGTGGAGAAGGACTGCGCGGAGTCGTGCACGACCACGCACAACCTGCAGGGCCAAGTCAGCAGAGGGGCCTCGGCCACCCTGTGCTGCACGGGCGACCTGTGCAACAAGAGTCTGCAGAGCGCTGCGCCCGCCCGCGCCCTGCTCACCAGCGCCCCCCTCGGCCTGGCGCTGGCCCTGGGCCTCCTCGCCCTCACCTGGGCCGCCAGCCTGTGA
- the LOC117199678 gene encoding uncharacterized protein LOC117199678 produces the protein MRPLLVFLLPAVLCTDLGDQEEGALSLAPGPGPQAAHPSGRPSPQPRLTTGLLPFLPAQALQCCGLEPCEPLVECPAQQVLCDYAPWCPPVIKSTDTQRSRGHRHHGDTADLGAVARKPTSKGLYPHPERAATICKLLDQDWCQSRVPEATKLSRKRWSWAVPDSKLNSRLKPGGADARPREDRVPLAPRPRGCCRRPPAGSHRPVPGNRVCKMQGLQRGCPRLKSGSHCRLKTSPTHSPNSRVSSAVSKKPFC, from the exons ATGAGGCCACTCCTGGTGTTTCTGCTTCCGGCTGTGCTGTGCACTGACCTGG GGGACCAGGAAGAGGGGGCGCTCAGTCTAGCCCCAGGCCCGGGCCCCCAGGCTGCCCACCCCAGTGGCCGCCCGAGCCCCCAGCCCAGACTGACCACGGGTCTGCTTCCTTtcctcccagcccaggccctgcagTGCTGCGGCCTCGAGCCCTGCGAGCCTCTGGTGGAGTGCCCCGCCCAACAAGTACTGTGTGATTATGCGCCCTG GTGCCCCCCAGTCATTAAATCAACAGACACTCAGAGGTCACGTGGACACAGACACCACGGTGACACAGCAGACCTGGGGGCCGTAGCCCGCAAACCGACAAGCAAAG ggctgTACCCACACCCAGAGAGGGCTGCAACAATATGCAAACTCCTGGACCAGGACTGGTGCCAGAGCCGGGTCCCTGAGGCCACCAAGCTGAGCAGAAAGCGTTGGAGCTGGGCTGTTCCAGACTCCAAGCTCAACAGCCGCCTGAAGCCTGGAGGAGCAGACGCCCGGCCCCGTGAGGACAGAGTGCCACTAGCTCCCAGGCCACGTGGCTGCTGCAGACGCCCCCCTGCTGGCTCCCATCGCCCTGTGCCTGGGAACCGTGTCTGCAAAATGCAGGGTCTGCAGAGAGGCTGTCCACGTCTGAAATCAGGGTCTCACTGCAGACTGAAGACTTCCCCGACACATAGTCCCAATTCCAGAGTTTCATCAGCTGTTTCCAAAAAACCTTTTTGTTAA